A window of Caretta caretta isolate rCarCar2 chromosome 11, rCarCar1.hap1, whole genome shotgun sequence contains these coding sequences:
- the HNMT gene encoding histamine N-methyltransferase, whose protein sequence is MASSMRSLISDHNQYVESFHLFLENSTEHQCMLEFIEKKLPGIISSIGNGKSAINILSVGGGSGEIDLQILSKVQAKHPGVTINNEVIEPSSEQILSYKERVAKTSNLENIKFTWYKETSSEYESRMKEKKEFKKWDFIHMIQMLYYVKDLPATIQYFHSLLEAKAKLLIILVSGTSGWARLWKKYGPRLPLNDLCIYVSSADIKEQLNTIGLKYQDYELPSTMDITNCFIKGNKEGELLLDFLTETCYFSKTAPLDLKNEIMEELKKPECSEEKDGKVFFNNNLSAIVIEP, encoded by the exons ATGGCATCTTCTATGAGGAGCTTGATCTCAGACCACAACCAATATGTCGAATCTTTTCATCTGTTCCTTGAGAATTCGACAGAGCACCAGTGCATGCTGGAATTCATTGAGAAGAAGCTGCCAGGCATAATATCGAG cattGGAAACGGAAAGTCTGCAATCAACATTCTAAGTGTAGGTGGTGGTTCAG GTGAAATCGACCTTCAGATTCTCTCAAAAGTACAAGCTAAACATCCAGGAGTTACCATTAACAATGAGGTGATAGAACCAAGCAGTGAACAAATCCTCAGCTACAAAG AACGTGTAGCTAAGACATCGAACCTTGAGAACATAAAGTTTACCTGGTATAAGGAGACATCATCTGAATATGAAAGTCGAATGAAGGAGAAAAAAGAGTTTAAGAAATGGGACTTTATTCACATGATTCAG ATGCTCTACTATGTAAAAGATTTGCCTGCTACTATTCAATACTTTCACAGTCTGCTGGAAGCTAAGGCTAAGCTCCTTATTATTCTTGTATCAG GAACCAGTGGCTGGGCTAGGCTGTGGAAGAAATATGGACCTCGCTTACCTCTAAACGATCTTTGCATATATGTTTCATCTGCTGACATCAAAGAGCAACTCAATACAATAGGGCTGAAGTATCAGGACTATGAGCTTCCATCCACTATGGACATAACTAATTGTTTTATCAAAGGGAATAAAgagggggagctgctgctggatttTTTGACAGAAACCTGCTATTTTAGTAAAACTGCTCCTCTTGAcctaaaaaatgaaataatggaAGAACTAAAAAAGCCTGAATGCAGCGAGGAGAAAGatggaaaggttttttttaacaacaaCTTGAGTGCAATAGTGATTGAGCCATGA